The Christiangramia salexigens genome includes the window CTTTTTCGAGAATATACACAGATCTTTTCCTTCAGAAATCAGGACCAATAAGATTCCTCCCTATGAATATCTCAATGCGCAGCCTGATGACGGAGTTTATTTTTTTCTAAATGACGGGGTCCAATTTGATGAGAATGAATTACATGATCTTTTAAACTGGGTGGATAGTGGAAATACACTTTTTATTTCGGCCTATAGATTTGGAGAAAGATTGGAAGATACATTGAATATTGTACTGGCTTCCTATATAAGCGATGATGACTTTACCTCCAGGCCCGGTTTCAACTTTACCGACCCTAAACTTAAACTCAAAGACGATCTGATCTTTGACCAGGACCTACCGGCTGTATTCTTCACCGAAATTGACAGCAGCCAGCACTTAGCTCTTGGCACATCAAATTTCGATGATGAGGCAAAGGTCAATTTTATTAAAATTAAATTCGGCAAGGGTGAGATATACTTGCATACCTCACCACAGGCTCTAAGTAATTATTTCCTTCTAAAGGATAATAATTACCAATATGCCGAAGGCTTATTGGCATATTTGAATAATGAAACTTTCATTTGGGATGAATATTATAAGGCTGGGAAAAGCTTCTTCACCTCTCCTCTTTATATACTTTTGAATAAACGCTCTTTAAAATGGGCTTATTATATCACGATAATTGCTGCTATAGCCTTCATATTATTTGAGGGTAAAAGGAAGCAAAGAGCGATACCAATCGTTAAACCTTTAACTAACAAATCACTGGAGTATATCGAAACCATTTCACAGTTGTATATTGACGAGGGAAAATTCCATGAGCTTGGTGAAAAAAAGATCATGTTGTTCATGGAATATATCAGAGATAATTACAAACTCAATCCCGAGCAGATCGATGAAAGATTTTATGTAGATCTTGCTTCAAAAAGCGATAATAGCCTGGAGTTCACTAAAGAAATTTTCGAAAGAATCTTTAAGTTTCAGGAAAGGGAAAATAATTCTAAGCAGGATTTTGTAAGCCTGAGTAAGGCAATTAATTCATTTAAAGCGACACATGGAAAATAGAGAGGATATAAACAACGAAGAGCAACTAAAATTCACCAACCGGGTACCACTGGAAGAGTTAACCAGATCTGTAGAAAGTTTGAAGCAGCAATTATCCAAAGTGATCGTTGGCCAGGAGAATTTTGTGGAATTACTTATAGTAGGATTGCTTTCCAATGGCCATGTTCTAATTGAGGGTGTTCCGGGGGTTGCCAAGACCATCACGGCAAAATTATTTGCCCGTTCTCTACAGACCAATTTCAGCAGAATACAATTTACGCCAGACCTTATGCCGAGTGATGTACTTGGCACTTCGGTCTATAACATGAAATCTTCAGAATTTGAATTCAAACCGGGACCTATTTTTTCGAATATCATACTTATAGATGAAATAAATCGTGCACCCGCGAAGACTCAGGCTGCCCTTTTTGAAGTAATGGAAGAAAGACAGGTCACCATAGATGGCAGGTTATTTAAAATGGAAACACCTTTCATGGTGCTCGCCACTCAAAATCCTATTGAGCAGGAAGGCACCTATGCCCTACCTGAAGCTCAGTTAGACCGATTTCTTTTTAAAATAGATGTGGACTATCCTGCGTTTGAAGACGAAGTAAAGATCCTGAAAACCCATCATGAAAGAAAGGGTAGTTTAGCTGAAGATGAGATCGAACCGGTTCTAAGTCCCGAAAAGATCTCCGAATTAAGAGATCAGATCCACAATATCATTATTGAAGAAAAACTTTTGAATTATATAGCCGAACTCATTAATAAAACAAGGAATCATCCTCATCTGTATCTTGGTGCTAGTCCGAGAGCTTCCATAGCTGTTATGAATGCTGCAAAAGCATTTGCCGCCATCAACGCCCGTGATTTTGTGATCCCAGAGGATATCAAGAATGCTCTAAAACCTGTTCTGGCCCATCGTCTTATTCTCTCCCCAGACCGGGAAATGGAAGGCATGACAGCTAATGCGGTTTTAGATATGATTAGTCAAACCGTAGAAATCCCACGTTAGTGATAGATTTTATCAAATCCCTTTACTTTGGAAAAAGGTTTTTTTATGCCTTCTTCGCTATAGCACTGATCTTTCTTTGCTCGTTCTGGTTCGGGATTCTTTACAGTATTGGATGGATCTTACTGGTTTTGTTAGTATTCATTTCAATTCTGGATATCATCAGTTTATTTAAGCACAGTTCGCTCAAAGCACACAGGGAGCTTCCTGAAAAGTTCTCGAATTCAGATGAGAACCAGGTGATTTTAAAATTGCGTAATAAGTATTCATTTACAGTTCATGCGGAAATAATTGATGAGATTCCTGTTCAATTTCAAAAAAGGGATTTTCTTTTATCACTTGTCTTACCGGCGAATTCCGAAAAACAAACCAAATATATTCTTAAGCCATTAATGCGGGGTGAATACACTTTTGGGAACCTTAATATTTATATCTCGTCTCCCCTAAAGCTCGCTAAACGCCGATATATTTTTAACAAGGATCAAATAGTAAAGGTGTATCCCTCCTTTATACAGATGAAAAAACTGGATTTTTTGGCACTCGATCAGAAGATCTCACTACAGGGAATCAAACGGATTCGACGAATTGGCCATACCATGGAATTTGAGCAAATAAAGGAATATGTCCCGGGAGATGATGTACGAACCATTAACTGGAAGGCTTCAGCAAAGCAAAATGAGTTCATGGTAAATCAATTTCAGGATGAAAAAGCTCAACCTGTCTATTCGGTCATAGATTGCGGCAGATTGATGAAAATGCCATTTGAAGGTCTAAGTCTTCTGGATTATGCAATAAACAGCTCA containing:
- a CDS encoding DUF4350 domain-containing protein, which produces MNKTYKISFGIILILIIGLTWLESNEAEPVNWNPSFTSSDKIPLGAFVFFENIHRSFPSEIRTNKIPPYEYLNAQPDDGVYFFLNDGVQFDENELHDLLNWVDSGNTLFISAYRFGERLEDTLNIVLASYISDDDFTSRPGFNFTDPKLKLKDDLIFDQDLPAVFFTEIDSSQHLALGTSNFDDEAKVNFIKIKFGKGEIYLHTSPQALSNYFLLKDNNYQYAEGLLAYLNNETFIWDEYYKAGKSFFTSPLYILLNKRSLKWAYYITIIAAIAFILFEGKRKQRAIPIVKPLTNKSLEYIETISQLYIDEGKFHELGEKKIMLFMEYIRDNYKLNPEQIDERFYVDLASKSDNSLEFTKEIFERIFKFQERENNSKQDFVSLSKAINSFKATHGK
- a CDS encoding AAA family ATPase gives rise to the protein MENREDINNEEQLKFTNRVPLEELTRSVESLKQQLSKVIVGQENFVELLIVGLLSNGHVLIEGVPGVAKTITAKLFARSLQTNFSRIQFTPDLMPSDVLGTSVYNMKSSEFEFKPGPIFSNIILIDEINRAPAKTQAALFEVMEERQVTIDGRLFKMETPFMVLATQNPIEQEGTYALPEAQLDRFLFKIDVDYPAFEDEVKILKTHHERKGSLAEDEIEPVLSPEKISELRDQIHNIIIEEKLLNYIAELINKTRNHPHLYLGASPRASIAVMNAAKAFAAINARDFVIPEDIKNALKPVLAHRLILSPDREMEGMTANAVLDMISQTVEIPR
- a CDS encoding DUF58 domain-containing protein, which produces MIDFIKSLYFGKRFFYAFFAIALIFLCSFWFGILYSIGWILLVLLVFISILDIISLFKHSSLKAHRELPEKFSNSDENQVILKLRNKYSFTVHAEIIDEIPVQFQKRDFLLSLVLPANSEKQTKYILKPLMRGEYTFGNLNIYISSPLKLAKRRYIFNKDQIVKVYPSFIQMKKLDFLALDQKISLQGIKRIRRIGHTMEFEQIKEYVPGDDVRTINWKASAKQNEFMVNQFQDEKAQPVYSVIDCGRLMKMPFEGLSLLDYAINSSLAISNVALKKKDRVGLLAFSKEIHAIQKAGSKLSQLNKIMEAMYNIDTGFYDSDYSLLYSRIRKNLPQRSLLLLYTNFEHMSALKRQLPYLKALSRKHLLVVIFFRNTEILKLTGLNPETIGENAEQTIAEQFIHDKNLMLKELLRHNIQSILTTPKELSVNTINKYLEIKSRGLI